One window from the genome of Serinibacter salmoneus encodes:
- a CDS encoding ferredoxin family protein, with the protein MSERTPVNLRLGTTRFVTDSQSHIDPSALRAGSPAARAVIAVCPAGVYREVGDRVLADAAACLECGACLAVAPDLGWHYPRGGTGVTFRQG; encoded by the coding sequence ATGAGCGAACGCACCCCCGTGAACCTGCGCCTGGGCACCACGCGGTTCGTCACCGACTCCCAGTCGCACATCGACCCCTCCGCGCTACGCGCCGGTTCCCCGGCCGCCCGCGCCGTGATCGCCGTGTGCCCGGCCGGGGTCTACCGGGAGGTCGGCGATCGGGTCCTCGCCGATGCCGCCGCGTGCCTGGAGTGCGGCGCGTGCCTGGCGGTGGCGCCGGATCTGGGCTGGCACTACCCCCGCGGCGGCACCGGGGTCACCTTCCGCCAGGGCTGA
- a CDS encoding nicotinate phosphoribosyltransferase, translating to MQSTALLTDRYELTMLEAALADGTAHRRCVFEVFARRLPAGRRYGVLAGTGRLLEALTAFRFGESELEWLREQGVVGEETLAYLAGYRFTGTISGYEEGDLYFPGSPVLTVQGTFGEAVLLETLILSILNHDSAVAAAASRMTMAAGTRPCLEMGSRRAHEEGAVAAARAAVVAGFTGTSNLEAGRRYGLETIGTAAHAYTLLHDDERSAFASQVAAAGPGTTLLVDTYDVQRGVARAVEVAGPGLGAVRLDSGDLPTLASEVRAQLDALGATGTRIVVSSDLDEYAIASLAAAPVDSYGVGTSVVTGSGHPTCGMVYKLVLREAADGVMRPVAKAAAEGKSSVGGRKVAARRLENALATEEVVVVSRDEDAPDLAALGALEENERLRRLVVPLVSDGVVDTRYVGAEGVARAARRHAASRAELPRASHRLSDGDPAIPTEVLRPR from the coding sequence ATGCAATCCACGGCCCTGCTCACCGACCGGTACGAGCTCACCATGCTCGAGGCCGCCCTCGCGGACGGCACGGCGCACCGCCGGTGCGTGTTCGAGGTGTTCGCGCGCCGCCTGCCCGCCGGCCGCCGCTACGGCGTGCTCGCCGGCACCGGACGGCTCCTGGAGGCCCTGACCGCCTTCCGGTTCGGCGAGAGCGAACTCGAGTGGCTGCGTGAGCAGGGCGTGGTCGGCGAGGAGACCCTGGCCTACCTCGCCGGGTACCGCTTCACCGGGACCATCTCGGGGTATGAGGAGGGGGACCTGTACTTCCCCGGCTCCCCCGTGCTCACCGTGCAGGGCACCTTCGGTGAGGCGGTGCTGCTGGAGACCCTGATCCTCTCGATCCTCAATCACGACTCCGCGGTCGCGGCCGCCGCCTCCCGGATGACCATGGCCGCCGGCACCCGGCCCTGTCTGGAGATGGGGTCGCGCCGCGCCCACGAGGAGGGCGCCGTGGCCGCCGCCCGCGCGGCGGTGGTGGCCGGTTTCACGGGGACCTCGAACCTGGAGGCGGGGCGACGCTACGGTCTGGAGACCATCGGCACCGCCGCCCATGCCTACACCCTGTTGCACGACGACGAGCGGTCCGCCTTCGCCTCTCAGGTGGCCGCCGCCGGGCCCGGCACCACACTGCTGGTGGACACCTACGACGTGCAGCGGGGCGTGGCGCGTGCCGTCGAGGTCGCGGGGCCGGGGCTCGGCGCGGTCCGTCTGGACTCCGGGGACCTGCCGACCCTGGCCAGCGAGGTGCGCGCGCAACTCGATGCGCTCGGCGCCACGGGCACCCGCATCGTGGTCTCCAGTGATCTGGACGAGTACGCGATCGCCTCGCTCGCGGCCGCGCCGGTGGACTCCTACGGGGTGGGCACCTCGGTGGTGACGGGCTCCGGGCACCCCACCTGCGGGATGGTCTACAAACTCGTGCTGCGCGAGGCCGCCGACGGCGTGATGCGGCCGGTCGCCAAGGCCGCCGCCGAGGGGAAGTCGAGCGTGGGCGGGCGCAAGGTCGCCGCTCGCCGGTTGGAGAACGCGCTCGCCACCGAGGAGGTGGTGGTGGTCTCCCGGGACGAGGACGCGCCGGACCTCGCAGCGCTCGGCGCACTGGAAGAGAACGAGCGGCTGCGCCGGCTGGTGGTGCCGCTGGTGTCCGACGGCGTGGTCGACACCCGCTATGTCGGCGCCGAGGGCGTGGCACGGGCCGCGCGGCGCCACGCCGCCTCACGCGCGGAACTGCCGCGGGCGTCGCACCGGCTCAGCGACGGCGACCCCGCGATCCCCACGGAGGTGCTGCGCCCCCGGTAG